In Aegilops tauschii subsp. strangulata cultivar AL8/78 chromosome 3, Aet v6.0, whole genome shotgun sequence, one genomic interval encodes:
- the LOC109780310 gene encoding transcription factor LAX PANICLE 1-like, with protein MDPYHYENIHDPHGGCSFPIHPQPPLLLHHYPAAALAESRVSRGGAGRRRPGAKLSTDPQSVAARERRHRISDRFRVLRSLVPGGSKMDTVSMLEQAIHYVKFLKAQVSLHQAALVQHEEGCGGVGHGEFTGAAGEVTAMELPAAQALQEVMSRYYAAAHQVEELDLCAGQMSSSSHDLPPLPSCVFDEESAAACYSGCSLQAEEIAHAHASY; from the coding sequence ATGGATCCATATCACTACGAAAACATCCATGACCCACACGGCGGCTGCAGCTTCCCCATCCACCCGCAGCCGCCTCTCCTCCTCCACCACTACCCGGCCGCCGCGCTCGCGGAGAGCCGGGTCAGCAGGGGCGGTGCAGGACGGCGCCGCCCGGGCGCGAAGCTCTCGACTGACCCCCAGAGCGTTGCGGCGCGGGAGCGTCGGCACCGGATCAGCGACCGCTTCCGCGTGCTCCGCAGCCTCGTGCCCGGGGGCAGCAAGATGGACACCGTCTCCATGCTGGAGCAGGCCATCCACTACGTCAAGTTCCTCAAGGCGCAGGTCAGCCTGCACCAGGCCGCGCTCGTGCAGCACGAGGAGGGCTGCGGCGGCGTTGGCCATGGCGAGTTCACCGGCGCCGCTGGCGAGGTGACGGCGATGGAGCTTCCGGCAGCGCAGGCGCTGCAGGAGGTGATGAGCCGCTACTACGCTGCAGCTCATCAGGTGGAAGAGCTTGATCTATGCGCGGGGCAGATGAGCAGTAGTTCTCACGATCTGCCTCCGTTGCCTTCCTGCGTCTTCGACGAGGAGTCTGCGGCCGCGTGCTACTCCGGGTGCAGCCTCCAGGCCGAGGAGATCGCTCACGCTCACGCATCTTATTAG